Proteins encoded in a region of the Anaerolineae bacterium genome:
- a CDS encoding response regulator codes for MSGSVTPIPESQEEEKIHLLIVDDIPETRENLRKLLFFESDIDVVGAATNGEEGIEMAIELQPDIVLMDINMPGVDGITASERITQKVPFCQIIMMSVQGEADYLRRSMLAGAREFLIKPFSSDELVSSIRRVYQLGASRRQAMPVTQIPTEATATQATTGGEDGKIITVFSAKGGVGCSTLAVNLAIALQQNAAGKVIIVDTSLQFGDVGVLLNLYASRTIADLAAHADELDDELISDVFIPHSSGVKALLAPPSPEVADTILPTLITDVLARLRKMFDIIIVDTSSILDDVVLNVLDVSDKIIVVTTPEIPAIKDAKLFFEVTEALEYSRDRIIFVLNKADKRINIRAEDISANIKYKVEGQLPLDERSVTTAVNQGVPYVLGDKNSLLTQATIAFSKHVLESLRPVVEEMESPVRSSIFGR; via the coding sequence ATGTCAGGATCAGTGACCCCCATACCGGAAAGTCAAGAAGAAGAAAAAATTCATCTTTTGATTGTTGATGATATTCCCGAAACCCGGGAAAATTTACGCAAGCTTCTCTTTTTTGAGTCTGATATAGACGTGGTGGGTGCAGCCACCAATGGTGAAGAGGGCATTGAAATGGCCATTGAGTTACAGCCTGACATTGTGCTTATGGACATTAACATGCCCGGCGTAGATGGGATCACGGCCAGTGAGCGGATAACCCAAAAGGTGCCATTTTGTCAGATTATCATGATGTCGGTGCAGGGCGAAGCAGATTACCTGCGGCGCTCCATGTTGGCCGGGGCCAGAGAGTTTTTGATTAAACCTTTTTCCAGTGACGAGTTGGTGAGTAGTATTCGCCGTGTTTACCAGTTGGGCGCCAGCCGTCGGCAGGCAATGCCGGTTACTCAAATTCCAACAGAGGCAACGGCCACGCAAGCCACTACCGGCGGGGAAGATGGTAAGATTATAACCGTTTTTAGCGCTAAAGGAGGGGTTGGTTGTAGTACGTTGGCGGTGAATCTGGCTATAGCCTTACAGCAAAATGCGGCCGGTAAAGTGATTATTGTTGATACCAGTTTGCAATTTGGCGACGTGGGAGTTTTGTTAAATCTATATGCCAGCCGGACGATTGCTGATCTGGCCGCGCATGCGGATGAGTTGGATGATGAATTGATCAGCGACGTGTTTATTCCTCATAGTTCCGGGGTTAAAGCTTTGCTGGCTCCCCCCAGCCCGGAAGTAGCCGATACCATTCTCCCGACCCTGATTACGGATGTTTTGGCGCGATTGCGAAAAATGTTTGATATTATCATTGTGGATACCAGCAGTATCCTTGACGACGTGGTCTTGAATGTTTTGGATGTATCTGATAAAATAATAGTAGTAACTACACCGGAAATACCGGCTATTAAAGATGCCAAACTCTTTTTTGAAGTGACAGAGGCGCTGGAGTACAGCCGCGATCGGATTATTTTTGTGCTCAACAAGGCGGATAAACGCATCAATATTCGGGCTGAGGATATTTCGGCAAATATCAAATATAAGGTTGAGGGTCAATTGCCGCTTGATGAGCGTTCGGTAACCACCGCCGTTAATCAGGGGGTGCCTTATGTTTTGGGTGATAAAAACAGTTTGTTAACTCAGGCCACTATTGCTTTCAGTAAGCATGTGCTCGAGTCGCTTCGCCCGGTGGTAGAGGAGATGGAATCGCCGGTTCGTTCAAGTATTTTTGGCAGATAG